Proteins encoded together in one Pseudomonas sp. Seg1 window:
- a CDS encoding lactate utilization protein, translating to MSAKQNILGKLRKSLTGATPISDDFDVDLVTQPYTYSAEQRIPQLRKLMEAVHTEIHLTSDKEWPALLAQLLRDRQLPSLLFAPTTRHGEKITQHWANNPDLPTLKSYDRPMEEWKAELFNDTPASLTGTLGAIAATGSLILWPTREEPRLMSLVPPVHFALLKASEIRDNFYQVQQEFEWAQGMPTNALLVSGPSKTADIEQVLAYGAHGPKDLVVLILEDQ from the coding sequence ATGAGCGCCAAGCAAAATATCCTCGGAAAACTGCGGAAAAGTCTGACCGGCGCCACGCCGATCTCCGACGACTTCGACGTCGATCTGGTAACGCAGCCTTACACCTACAGCGCCGAACAACGTATCCCGCAACTGCGCAAACTGATGGAAGCGGTACACACCGAAATCCATCTGACCTCTGATAAAGAATGGCCGGCACTGCTCGCGCAATTGCTGCGCGACCGCCAGCTGCCAAGCCTGCTGTTCGCACCGACTACGCGGCACGGTGAAAAAATCACACAGCACTGGGCGAACAATCCTGATCTGCCGACGCTGAAATCCTACGACCGGCCGATGGAAGAATGGAAAGCCGAGCTGTTCAACGACACTCCCGCCAGCCTCACCGGCACCCTCGGCGCTATCGCCGCCACCGGCAGCCTGATTCTGTGGCCAACCCGTGAAGAACCACGGCTAATGAGTCTGGTGCCGCCTGTGCATTTCGCCCTGCTCAAGGCCAGCGAAATCCGCGACAACTTCTATCAGGTGCAACAGGAATTCGAGTGGGCACAAGGCATGCCGACCAACGCGCTGCTGGTATCCGGCCCATCGAAAACCGCTGACATCGAACAAGTGCTGGCCTACGGCGCCCACGGTCCGAAAGACCTGGTGGTTCTGATTCTGGAGGACCAATGA